AGCATGGCCTTGTCCATCCCGGTCAGTCGTGATATGTCGCCCTTGGCCATGTCCCGCACCAGATCCCGCATAGCGGTTTTTTCGGCTGTCAACCTCTCCCGCTCGGAGCGGAAAAGCTCCCCGGCGTAAGATCTCCACACACCCTTAATTTCGCCTTTTTCCAGGTGGCCGTCCCGCCTGGCAGCCTCATGCGGACGCTCCCAGATGACTATATGCGCATGAGGATGGCCCTGGGCCTGGTGGTAGGCTCCCGCCCACCGGGCCTTGTCCGGGTCAAGATGCATGGCCTTGATGGCAGAGTGGGCTGCATGCCGCATGGCAGCCTCCCACTCCGCCCGGCTGGTCATGCCCAGGTGCTGGGCATCATCCTCCCGTAGGCTGACCACAACCCTCCATACCGGGAGGGTATGGCCGTCTAGCTCCTGAGCCACGTCCTGCCATTCCGGGCCTCCACCGGCTCCCGTACCCAAATCCGGGTGGCCAAACAGGCCGGTGGAACCCGGCCTGTCGGTAATGTAGGCTGCATGCTCACCGTGGCCCGCCCTGTCATCATCGCCAACCCTGAGCGCATCGGCATCGCCCCTGTCGGCACCGGGTCTGGTGGCGATATAGTACAGGTGGCCACTGTGGCTGGAGTGTGTCTTGCCCTTGCCAGCCGATCCGGGTTGGCAGTAGATGATGTTGCAGATGACTACGCTCTTGCTCATTACCTCCACCACCTCCTTGCTCGTAACTCCCGTAACTCTGACTGTAGGTCGGCAATCTGCTCGGCGAGCATCAGGATATAACCAGCGTGGGAGTACCACTCGTTGGACCTGTGGCAGTAGATATGCCACTCATCCCAACACCCAGCGCAGTACCAGCGGTTATCCCGCCCCTGGCAGGCGTGCTCCTCGGGCATTTCGCCGCCGCAGCCACGGCATGTCACCCAGGCCTCCTCTGTGTTGGTAGTTATCATCGATCATCACCTCCTCCCTCTCGCATGTAGGCAACGGCCTTTTTGCGGGCCGTCTGATACATCTCCGTGGCATCGGTCTTGCCCAAATCCTCGATGGCTTGCATATTGAGATACATACTCGTTGCCCCGGCGATTGTGGACTTGGCTAAGAGGGTAGCTAGACGCTCGATGTCGGGCTTGATGGCCCGGCGGATTGCTTTGTCTAGTACCTCCCGGCCATCGACAGCAGCACCCTCGGTTAGGGCTTGGTCCAGGATGTCCCGGATCAAAGTGGCAACAGAGTGACCCCGCCGGGTAGCTGCAGCCTGTAGTCGCTTGTGCAAATCGTCTGTCAGTCGGATGCGAAAATACTTGGGATATTTTGTCAATCTAATACACCTCCTTGGTTGTGATCTGTTTTGTGTCCTCGAAAAAACTATGCCTACCAAGAGATCTGGCCTGATTGGTGGTCTTTTTGGTGGCCTCGCCTCGTTTTTGGTGGTCTTTTTGGTGGCCTTGGTTTATCCTTGTCCCACCTGGCTTTGCCAGGTGTGTGTGGTCGGGAGGGGCACCTCCCTTAACCTGCCCTCCATACTCCGATACAGCTCAACGGCGGAAAAACCATCCCCGGCGTCTCTCTGGCTCGGGCAATACCCCCTGGATCAGGGTGGCAATCACGGGAGCCAGATGGTCTTTTTTGCCCCCAAATCGTGGCGGCATGGTGTCGGGCATCGGCACCAGGATCGCAGGTGTCAGGTATCCGGGTCTCGGTCTGGAGATGTAATCAACCCATTCCTGCCAGGCGTCTGCCATCGTTTGCGCACTCTCTCCTGTTCCCAAAATCGCATACCTGGCCGCATCGGGTAGGATAATGTGGTGACGATCACGACAATAGGCGTACTCAAATAACCGAGACACCCTTGACGGAGAATTGGGCAGGACGATGATCAGGAGGTCTGCCCCCAACCCGGCGGCCACCTCTGCACTCACATGCCCCGCGTCCGCGACTACATAGGCAGTCTGTCTCCTCCGCACCACTGCCATTGGATCGCTCTGGCGGCATACCCAGAGGTTGGCCACCTCCCTAGTTGGCTCCTCCGGTATCTCCGGCGGCCTCCAGGGTAAGGTGTACTGCTCCGCCGGCCAGGGAGCGGACATATCAACCAGGGTGGTTGTGTGCCCCCGCCAGGCAAGATAGTGGGTTATAACTTGGGCCATCGTGGTCGTGCCCACGCCGGGGGCCATCCCCGCTGCTGCAATTAATGTGGGCCTCTGGGTCATGGGTACCTTGCGCTCGACTACCCGCTCCACCACTGTCTTGCCTCCGTTGCCACCGG
This genomic interval from Syntrophomonadaceae bacterium contains the following:
- a CDS encoding relaxase, encoding MSKSVVICNIIYCQPGSAGKGKTHSSHSGHLYYIATRPGADRGDADALRVGDDDRAGHGEHAAYITDRPGSTGLFGHPDLGTGAGGGPEWQDVAQELDGHTLPVWRVVVSLREDDAQHLGMTSRAEWEAAMRHAAHSAIKAMHLDPDKARWAGAYHQAQGHPHAHIVIWERPHEAARRDGHLEKGEIKGVWRSYAGELFRSERERLTAEKTAMRDLVRDMAKGDISRLTGMDKAMLEVQVLDGGRPGLPPALQPDQEQELMRRLEALARIMPTRGRVALAYMPPEVKAEARAVADWLLTQPRFAQTAERHDAAAVEIAGHYSRKPAALEQARQNARDDIRDRVAQVVLRGAAVMNREERNRGRLSLAKARIARSVWQSAWRGLERDKAKMEAKAKLTAMREEERAKAKARREAGLERY
- a CDS encoding toxin-antitoxin system HicB family antitoxin; the protein is MTKYPKYFRIRLTDDLHKRLQAAATRRGHSVATLIRDILDQALTEGAAVDGREVLDKAIRRAIKPDIERLATLLAKSTIAGATSMYLNMQAIEDLGKTDATEMYQTARKKAVAYMREGGGDDR
- a CDS encoding response regulator transcription factor, translating into MSIHVIITQAMAQAVAKTLQARGLGDAPMRIVAQSQGPGALEEAGRVPASVLILDVGTGPGLGAAVLRYRLARPQARIILLATGRQPGDPEVAQIVQAGVYDIVTDPESLAAAMDRQPAGLESAALWLDPSLAPGGNGGKTVVERVVERKVPMTQRPTLIAAAGMAPGVGTTTMAQVITHYLAWRGHTTTLVDMSAPWPAEQYTLPWRPPEIPEEPTREVANLWVCRQSDPMAVVRRRQTAYVVADAGHVSAEVAAGLGADLLIIVLPNSPSRVSRLFEYAYCRDRHHIILPDAARYAILGTGESAQTMADAWQEWVDYISRPRPGYLTPAILVPMPDTMPPRFGGKKDHLAPVIATLIQGVLPEPERRRGWFFRR